A single Thiohalobacter thiocyanaticus DNA region contains:
- a CDS encoding reverse transcriptase domain-containing protein — MKLIADKYRKLKPTLEHLADSVVMAQAWKKTHAYMRTHNWYADTLALDISALGLEANAKSWADDIRLVDVCPYPVELIPAAKSEKWVIDEKHGWLAESRLDDEAAKVRLNKPPIRPLAHLSIRDQTWATAAMLCLADVVETAQGDCDNSNPFEARNNKVYSYGNRLMCDWRDDQAWFRWGNGETYRKFFTDYQAFLKRPVAIGRSVALNQTDEEHVFIVSLDLSKFYDCIDRKLLSERLQKLAREFYEEELDSEFWSALGRIFDWRWRDKDHQVAESLSVKLGNGLPQGLVAAGFFANAYLHEFDAAIGKQIGKSLPNNTGVVLHDYCRYVDDIRLVFSLDVDIDSEFLGDKVNHWVCEKLHKFGGESLELNEGKTQVTTLSDLDNKGTLSERIRSLQEDISGPADRDTLDSVMGVLEGLLTLKTDDIPVMTEMTKDNALLKLAKFDHDVRHDTLKRFAANRLEAVMRNKRKIAGEVLDTGVTPLDNESELLAKKLIWAWMQDPSLALVLRKALEIFPSPLLAEPVFEAIFRRTNFGGGDSDAITAAQAEYLLADLFRSCVDFHGYFQRIDYPSTSDPDAMLDLATRYAQRTIAATSVPGFVERQALLLLAVMQKPVRRQESDGSIQRMLHTILAGSAMKLHRQNLALYEVAAQITGNNDSVASLLAEQMDVVDLPLKRRVLEDFALRGGDFWISLWRRLKRQKTNKELLDEFQWAIPVTSGGVPSPNVQQRLSKIIVSDNNGFIHEAGLLKLVLALIDGIRCDRLALGIAPDKLIIGQVQAKKSDWAELWRPEVSLKSTAKSIHNTDPRFDTPSWINSEISDSAEIYWIGMILRAAVVGSNDFTSNRWKKSKIVGYKGLRTGWFKRRMGMMHAPESLVGEYATVTDWVAELIRKCLQWPGFESTHVVHDDIRLIEDLDSLQASVETRLGVLNDTYCYASDMPGLITNVQRPRESAAREFRLVTVQQLLPKGSDFSKADPELNSTLIKNTNREHVARLCRITYKTLAAKIHADNNGDRPFSDLIVFPELGVHLDDLDLLKQLADKTRSMILAGMVFTERNGKLVNLARWLIPDYRITGRQWIVRDQGKLFPTDNEIDLGVSPERPCQHIIEVDGFDEGPFRITASICYDATDLKLASDLKGKSELFVILAHNKDVTTFDTMASALHYHMYQHVALVNKGEFGGSTIQAPYKQPYERLISHAHGTDQISINVADLDLAAFKRKASTKLKEIKTQPAG; from the coding sequence GTGAAACTCATTGCAGACAAGTATAGAAAACTAAAGCCAACGCTTGAACATCTTGCAGACAGTGTGGTAATGGCGCAGGCATGGAAGAAGACCCACGCCTATATGCGTACGCACAATTGGTACGCCGATACTTTGGCTCTCGATATATCTGCGCTCGGTTTGGAAGCCAACGCCAAGAGTTGGGCCGACGATATTCGTTTGGTCGATGTATGTCCGTATCCGGTAGAGCTTATCCCCGCTGCGAAGAGTGAAAAATGGGTTATTGATGAGAAACATGGCTGGTTAGCGGAAAGTCGTTTAGATGATGAGGCCGCTAAGGTTCGTCTTAATAAACCACCGATCAGGCCCCTGGCACACTTGAGTATTCGAGACCAAACGTGGGCCACAGCCGCTATGCTTTGCTTGGCTGATGTTGTAGAAACCGCCCAAGGTGATTGTGATAATTCCAATCCATTCGAAGCCAGAAATAATAAGGTATATAGCTATGGCAACCGACTTATGTGTGATTGGAGAGACGATCAGGCCTGGTTCCGGTGGGGGAACGGTGAAACTTATAGGAAGTTCTTTACAGACTATCAGGCATTTCTCAAACGCCCTGTAGCTATTGGGCGCTCGGTTGCGTTGAACCAGACTGATGAAGAGCATGTATTTATCGTCAGTCTCGATCTGTCGAAATTCTACGATTGCATTGATCGGAAGCTTCTTAGTGAACGATTGCAAAAGCTCGCTCGGGAATTTTATGAGGAAGAGCTAGATTCGGAATTCTGGTCAGCTTTGGGTCGAATATTCGATTGGCGCTGGCGTGACAAAGATCATCAGGTCGCGGAGAGTTTATCTGTCAAACTCGGAAACGGTTTGCCGCAGGGTCTGGTTGCAGCGGGATTTTTCGCCAATGCCTATCTTCATGAGTTTGATGCCGCTATTGGAAAGCAGATCGGAAAGTCGCTTCCGAATAACACCGGAGTTGTTCTACATGATTATTGCCGTTATGTGGACGATATTCGGCTTGTTTTCAGTTTGGATGTAGATATTGACAGCGAGTTTTTGGGGGATAAGGTAAACCATTGGGTTTGCGAAAAGCTACACAAGTTCGGTGGTGAATCTCTTGAGTTAAATGAAGGAAAAACTCAGGTTACCACGTTGTCTGATCTCGATAACAAGGGAACACTATCGGAACGAATTAGGAGTCTTCAAGAGGATATTAGCGGCCCTGCTGACAGAGATACTCTCGATAGCGTCATGGGTGTACTTGAGGGATTGTTGACACTGAAAACTGATGATATCCCTGTAATGACAGAGATGACGAAGGATAACGCGCTGCTCAAATTGGCGAAATTTGATCACGATGTTCGTCATGACACGTTGAAGCGCTTTGCAGCAAACCGACTTGAGGCTGTGATGCGTAACAAGCGCAAGATCGCGGGTGAGGTATTGGATACAGGCGTTACTCCCCTTGATAATGAAAGTGAGCTGCTCGCGAAGAAGCTTATTTGGGCGTGGATGCAAGATCCATCGTTGGCCCTGGTTTTGCGGAAAGCCCTTGAAATATTTCCCTCTCCCCTGTTGGCAGAGCCTGTTTTCGAAGCGATATTCCGCCGCACAAACTTCGGTGGTGGCGATTCTGATGCTATCACCGCTGCACAGGCTGAATATCTACTCGCTGATCTATTCCGAAGTTGTGTGGATTTCCATGGATATTTTCAACGGATTGATTATCCGTCGACATCGGACCCAGACGCCATGCTCGATCTTGCCACACGCTATGCGCAAAGGACGATTGCAGCAACTTCGGTGCCGGGGTTTGTAGAGAGACAGGCGCTTCTGTTGCTGGCCGTTATGCAGAAACCCGTCCGGCGCCAGGAATCAGACGGGTCTATACAAAGGATGTTGCATACCATCCTCGCTGGTTCAGCAATGAAGCTTCATCGCCAGAACCTCGCGCTATACGAAGTAGCAGCGCAGATCACGGGAAATAATGATTCGGTAGCATCTCTCCTGGCTGAGCAAATGGATGTGGTAGATTTGCCACTGAAAAGGCGAGTGCTTGAAGATTTTGCCCTTCGCGGTGGGGATTTCTGGATTAGTTTATGGAGACGCCTAAAGCGCCAGAAAACAAATAAGGAATTGCTGGATGAATTTCAGTGGGCGATCCCTGTTACGAGTGGTGGTGTGCCAAGCCCAAACGTCCAGCAGCGCCTATCTAAAATAATCGTCTCTGATAACAACGGCTTTATCCATGAAGCGGGTCTATTAAAGCTGGTTTTAGCGCTTATTGATGGTATTCGTTGTGACCGCCTTGCGCTAGGAATAGCTCCTGACAAATTGATCATTGGGCAAGTGCAAGCCAAGAAGAGCGATTGGGCAGAGCTTTGGCGGCCTGAAGTGAGTTTAAAATCCACTGCTAAAAGTATACACAATACCGACCCGCGCTTTGATACGCCATCGTGGATTAATTCGGAAATCTCGGACTCAGCGGAGATCTATTGGATAGGAATGATATTGCGTGCTGCCGTTGTTGGCTCGAATGACTTTACAAGTAATCGGTGGAAGAAGAGCAAAATTGTCGGTTATAAGGGGCTACGAACGGGATGGTTTAAGCGGCGCATGGGGATGATGCATGCACCAGAATCGTTAGTTGGTGAGTATGCTACCGTAACGGACTGGGTAGCCGAGTTGATAAGAAAGTGCCTGCAATGGCCCGGTTTCGAATCTACGCATGTCGTTCATGATGACATTCGACTGATTGAGGATCTGGATTCTCTGCAAGCTTCCGTGGAAACGCGGCTTGGTGTGCTGAACGACACGTATTGCTACGCGTCGGATATGCCCGGACTAATTACCAATGTTCAGCGCCCGAGAGAGAGCGCGGCCAGGGAATTCAGGTTGGTGACCGTACAACAATTGTTACCAAAAGGATCGGACTTTTCGAAGGCAGATCCGGAGCTTAATTCCACGTTAATCAAAAATACAAACCGCGAACATGTGGCTCGGTTATGCAGGATTACTTATAAAACGCTAGCAGCAAAAATACATGCAGATAACAACGGAGATCGGCCGTTTTCAGACCTAATCGTGTTTCCAGAACTAGGTGTTCACCTCGATGATTTAGACCTTCTGAAGCAGCTGGCGGATAAAACACGTTCAATGATACTTGCCGGTATGGTGTTTACGGAAAGAAATGGGAAGTTGGTCAACCTGGCTAGATGGTTGATACCGGATTACAGAATAACGGGGCGACAATGGATAGTGCGTGATCAGGGCAAGCTTTTTCCTACGGACAACGAGATTGACCTTGGGGTTAGTCCTGAAAGGCCTTGTCAGCACATCATAGAAGTCGATGGATTTGACGAAGGGCCATTCAGGATAACGGCGTCAATTTGCTATGACGCAACAGACTTGAAGCTGGCTAGTGATTTGAAGGGGAAGTCAGAGTTATTTGTTATACTTGCGCATAACAAAGACGTAACCACCTTCGATACAATGGCCTCGGCTCTGCATTATCATATGTATCAGCATGTCGCATTGGTGAATAAAGGCGAATTTGGGGGCTCTACAATTCAGGCACCATATAAGCAACCGTATGAGCGTCTTATTTCACATGCACACGGCACAGACCAGATTTCAATAAATGTGGCAGATCTTGATCTCGCCGCATTTAAAAGAAAGGCAAGTACAAAGCTCAAAGAAATTAAAACACAACCTGCTGGGTAA